The Acidimicrobiia bacterium genomic sequence GTCGACGTGGTCGGCCGGTCGGGCGAGACCAACAAGACGGGCCGGGTCGTGTCGATCTACCCCGCGTCGGGCAAGGCCGACATCGCGACGTGGCAGATGGCGAAGCTCGCCGAGAACGCGCTGCATCGCTCCGAGAACCGCGGGCTCGCCGATCCCGTGCCGCGCGCTGCGCGCGACGACCTCGACCTCGTGCCGCGCGACGATGCGTACCGGAACATCCACCTGCCCGACAATCTCGGAGTCGTCGGTGCGGCACGTCGCCGGCTCATCTTCGACGAGTTCCTGCGCATGCAGGTCGGCCTGGTCGCACGCAAGCGCGCGGTCGAGGCCGAGCAGTCGGGCATCGAGCACGTCGTCGACGGGCCGCTCGTCTCCGCGTTCCACGCGCGCCTGCCGTTCGAGCTGACCCACGATCAGCGCGCCGCGATCAGCGAGATCGAACGCGACCTCGCGAGCGCGGCGCCGATGCATCGCTTGCTGCAGGGCGACGTCGGCTCCGGCAAGACCGTCATCGCGCTGAGCGCGCTGCTCGTCGCGGTGCAGGGTGGCTACCAGGGCGCGTTCATGGCGCCGACCGAAGTGCTCGCCGAGCAACACCATCTCTCCGCGACGGCGATGCTCGCCGACCTCACCGTGCCGAGCGAGGGCGGTCTCTTCGCCGAGCGCCCGGTGCGCGTCGAGTTGCTGACGAACCGCACGACGGCTGCGGAGCGCCGCAAGCTCGTCGCGGGCCTCGAGCGGGGCGAGGTCGACATCCTCGTCGGGACCCACGCGCTGCTCTACGGCGACGCGCCGTTCTCGCGGCTCGGCGTCGTCGTCATCGACGAGCAGCACCGCTTCGGAGTCGAGCAACGTGCGCTGCTCACCGGCCGCTCCGGCGGTGACGGCGACGACTCCGGACCGCAGCCCGACGTGCTCGTGATGACGGCGACGCCGATCCCGCGCACCGCGGCGATGCTCATCTACGGCGACCTCGACAAGTCGGAGCTGCGCGAGATGCCGCCCGGGCGCACGCCGATCACGACGAGTGTCGTCGGCCCGAACCCGCTCGATCGCGAAGCGGCCTACGTGACGTTGCGTTCGGAGATCGCGGCCGGCCGGCAGGCGTACGTCGTGTGCCCGCTCGTCGAGGGCAGCGCCAAGATCGAGGCCAAGGCCGCGACCGAGGAGCTCGAACGGCTCGAGCACGAGGACCTCGCGGGCCTCCGCCTCGCGCTGCTCACGGGCCAGATGCCCGCGCGCGACAAGGAGAGCGTCATGCACGCGTTCCGGAGCGGCGACATCGACGTGCTCGTCGCGACGACCGTGATCGAGGTCGGTGTCGACGTGCCGAACGCGAGCGTGATGATCGTCGAGGACGCGGACCGCTTCGGTCTGTCGCAGCTGCATCAGCTGCGCGGTCGCGTCGGCCGCGGTGGTGGGGAGTCGTGGTGCTTCCTCTTCGCGGATCCGACGACGACCGACTCGGAAGAGCGCATGGCCGCGATGGCCGCGTCGACCGACGGCTTCCTCCTCGCCGAGCGCGACCTCGAGATCCGCGGGTCGGGCGAGGTGTTCGGCGACCGGCAGTCGGGGTTCTCCGATCTCAAGCTCGGTCGTATTCCGCGCGACGAGGAGCTCGTGCTGCTCGCGCGCGGATTCGCGGAGCGCCTGCTCGACGAGGATCCCGACCTCACGCGCGCCGCGCAGCTTCGCGAGGAGGTCGAGGACCTTCTCGGCGACTCCGTCGACTTCCTCTTCAAGAGCTGATTCTTCTCGCTGCGCTCGCCGCTCCTGACGCCTCAGCCGCCGACCGAGGGCGCGCGGCTCGCTTCGCTCGCGCGCGGCCGCGGGCACGTGCGTGCGCGAACATCGGCGCATGGCTCAGCACTTGCGCGTCATCGCGGGCTCCGCGGGCGGACGCCGTTTGTTCGCACCGCGCGGCGAGACGATCCGCCCGACGACCGGTCGCGTGAAGGAAGCGGTGTTCTCCGCGCTGACGGCGCGTGACCGGTTGCTCGGCGCGCACGTCCTCGACCTGTACGCGGGGACCGGCGCGCTCGCGATCGAGGCGCTCTCGCGCAACGCGTCGCGCGCGGTGCTCGTCGAACGCGAACCGACCGCGATCGACGCGCTCCGTCGCAACCTGTCGGTCACGGGGACCGCGCCGGTCGCGTCGATCGTGACGACCGACGTCGCCGCGTTCCTCGGCGCGCCACCACCCGCGGACGCGCCCTTCGATCTCGTGCTCTGCGATCCGCCGTACGACCTCGCCGCCGACGCGCTCGACAAGGTGCTGGCGCCGCTGGCGCGCCGCGACTGGACGAACGAGGACGCGTTGATCGTGCTCGAGCGGGCGGCCGGCAGCGACGAGCCGCGCGTCGAGGGCATGCGGATCGACTGGGAGCGCAAGTTCGGGGATACGCTCGTGTTCTTCCTGTCCGCGTGACGACTTGGTGGAGTCGTCCGACCTGCGTCACGGAGTCGCATCGTGTCGACCGCTCTCTGTCCGGGTTCGTTCGATCCGGTCACCCTGGGCCACATCGACATCATCGAGCGATCGGCGGGGCACTTCGAGCAAGTGATCGTCGCGGTGATCCGCAACCCGCAGAAGACGCAGTCGCTCTTCACACTCCAAGAGCGTCAGGAGATGCTCGCCGAGTGCACCGCGCACCTGCCGAACATCAGCATCGCGTTCTTCAAAGGTCTGCTCGTCGACTTCGCGCGCGAGCACGGCGCCGACGCGATCGTGAAGGGCCTGCGCGCGGTCACGGACTTCGATTACGAGATCCAGATGGCGCAGATGAACCAGCGCCTGTCGGGGATCGACACCTTCTTCCTCTCCACGAGCCCGAACTATTCGTTCCTCTCTTCCAGCCTCGTCCGCGAGGTCGCGCGCTATGGCGGTGACGTGACCAGCATGGTCCCGCCCGTCGTCGCCAAGCGCCTTGCGGATCGCTTCCACGGGGAGGCTTCATGATCGACAACGACGCGCGCACCGAGGACACGGAGGGCTCGTTGCTCAAGATGCGCGAGCTGCTGGAGAGCTCGGGCACGGTTCCGTTCTCGTCGTCGCCGCGCGTCAACCGCGACGACTTGCTCACGCTCATCGACGACGCGCTCGAAGGATTGCCCGAGGAGCTCAAGCAAGCGCGCTGGTTGCTGAAGGAGCGCAACGAGTTCCTCGCGCGTGCCGAGCGCGAGGCGCAGCAGATCATCGAGTCCGCGCGCGTGCAGGCGGAACGGATGGTCGAGCGCGACGAGGTCGTGCGCGCGGCGCGCCGACATGCGGACGCGCTCATCGAGGACGCGGAGGCGCGTTCGCGCGCGCTGCAGCACGAGGCCGAGGACTACGTCGACCAGCGGCTCGCGGCGTTCGAGGTCGTGCTCGACCGCACCATGGCGACGGTCCGGCGCGGACGCGAGCAGTTGCAGGTCCACACCGGCACTCCCGCGCTCGAGGAGACCGAGATCCTCGCCGACGACGAGCCCGGCTTCTTCGACCAGGACGTGTAGCGGCCTTCGGCCGCTCCATTCCGTCTCGCTCGCTCCTGCGCCCGCTCCATTCCGTCTCGCTCGCTCCTGCGCCCGCTCCCCTCCGGGTCGCGGACTTGTTCGCTCGCTGGCGAGCGTGGGAGTGCGGTGATCGGAGTCCTCTATTTGTTGTCGATCTCGTCGGGCGGGACGATCGTCGACAGGGTGGATCGACAGCTCACGGCGAGCGACTGCATCGCGGCGGCGTTCCGCGCGAATGCAGGGCCGTTCGGCGAGTTCGCCTCGGCGACCGAGGTGTGGTCGGTGACGCCGTCCGACAGGCACGTCGCCGCCGCGGGCGCCACGCCCTCCTGCACGGCCGCGCCGATCAGGCTCGTGCGGAACACGAGCAGCTGATACGCGCCGAGGCTGCGGTTCGTCACGGTCTTCGCCGCGCTCCCGGGATCGCACGACCGCAACGAGAGCGTGTTGTCGGAGTTCGCCGTCACGCGGGCCATGCCGTGCGGCAACGCCGCGATCCACTGGCGCAGCGCGCCGAGCATCTGCGTGTTGTCGCGCTTCGTCTCGCCGCGGTAGTGCACCTCGAGACACGTCTGCGAACCCTCACGCGCGATCGCGTACGAGTCGGCGCCCCAACCCAACGCCGCGTGCATCGCGACGTGCGGGTCGATGCGCTCCGACAGCATGAGGTACCACATCAGCACCCCGAACTCCTTGCCGCTGTCGAGCTTCTTCGCGCCCTTCGGAAGCTTCGGCGCGGAGATCGCGCCGGGCTCGTCGTTGTCGAGATAGCTGAGCGGATCGATCACCTGCTCTTCGTCGATCGGCGGGTTCTTGAACGCGGCGTCGACCTTGGCCTGGCCGCCGACCTTGCGCAGCAGGTCGACGTACACCGGGCCGAAGTCGTAGGCCCACTCCTGGAGCAGCCCGAGCACCTGCGGCACACCCTTCAGGTCCGCGCCGGAGGCCGCAGTGTCCTGCGAACGCTCGTACGCGCGCCGGTCGCTCGGGGAGAGCTTCGCGATGTAGTCGTTCTCGACCGCTTCCGCGTCGCCCTCGATGAGCGCCTCGGTGGCGTCGGTGTCGTGCTTGTCGCCGATCTTCTCGACCTTGTCGAGGTCGTAGTGCTGATCGTCGAGCGTGTGCGTCAGCTCGTGCGCGAGCGTCACCTTCTGCGCGACGTCGATCGCGCCCTCGGGCACCACGACCTGCTTCTTCTCGAAGTCGTAGAACGCCTCGGTGGTCTCGCCCGTGAGCTGGTTCAGCTTCTTGAAGAGGTCGACGTTCCCTTGGACCATGCCCATCGCGCGCAGCGCCTCGAGCGTCGCCTGGATCTCGCGCTTGTCCTTCGCGCTGAGCTTCTGGTCGCCGAGCAGCCGCTTCTTGAACGCGGCGGGGGAGAGGAACAGCACCTGCACCGGGTGGAGGTAGTGGAGGTCGCGCTGCTTCTGGTCGAACTGCACGAGGCTGCTGACGCGCGGGTCCCAGTTCGTCGGGAACGTCGTGGTCGGGGCGCCGGCCTTGTCCTTCGAGCCGACCATGGTGAGCCCGACGACGGCGGCGGCGACGATCGCGGCGGTCACCACCAGTGCGATGGCGACCGTCTTCGGCGAGTTGCCGGTGCGGGGTGGGCGCGGTGCCTTGCCCCGCGCGTCGAGCGCGCCCGGACCGAGCGGCGGGGCCATCCCCGGCGGGGGGGTACCGAGGACGGGTTCGGCCGCCGCGCCCGAGTAGGACGCGCCGCACTTCACGCACATCGGCCGCCAGTCGTCGTTCTCGGTGCCGCAGGCCGCGCAGCGCTTCATGGCCTCTCCTGCTCGCGCGTCGGATCCGATGCCTCTGGAGCCTCATCGGCAGCGTCGACCCGACGGTAAGCCCCGGTTCCACCCCGGCCCCGGATGCCCGGATCGCCCCGCCGAGCCGCCCGTCCGCCACCATCGGTGCAGGCCGGTGGCCTGCTACGATGCGCGTTCTGCCGCTCGGCATCGGCTTCGCCGCATCGCCGCGGCCCCTCCGCCTGCCGCGCCGCGGCGACCCTCCTGAATGATTAGTCCACTGATGACCGTTTCTTCCGGTTTGCGAATCATGGTCACCGACCTTCTGCGCCGGCCCGGAGCGAAACGGGCCGTGCATCTCGAGGGCGCGGTGCCGGATCTCGGCGCGGGCACGGTCGTGGTCGGGCCCGACGACTTGGTGCGCATCGACGCCGTGCTCGAGCGGATCCCGGAGGGGATCGTCGTCCGCGGCGAGGTCGACGTCGCCTGGACGGCCGAGTGCAACCGCTGCCTCGGCCCGATGCGGGGCGAGCTCGCGATCGGTATCGACGAGCTGTTCGAGACCGACCCGATCGACGGCGAGACCTATCGCCTCGACGGCGACAGCATCGACCTCGAGCAGATCGTGCGCGACCACGTCGTGCTCGAGCTGCCGACCGCCCCCCGCTGCCGCGACGACTGTCGCGGCCTGTGCCCCACCTGCGGCGCCGACCGGAACGACGTCGACTGCGGCTGCGTCGAAGAAGTCGGCGATCCCCGTTGGGCGGCCCTCGGGTCGCTCGAGCTGTGAGCCGGGCCTCCCACCCGTTCGTCCTCGATCTGCAAGGAGCCTCCGTTGGCCGTCCCGAAGCGCAAGACCAGCCGGTCCCGGACGCGGTCCCGGCGTTCGGCGAACTACGCCATCACGCCGGCCGCCCACTCGCTCTGTCCGAACTGCGGCGCGTCGCGGCTGCCTCACACCGTCTGCGTGAACTGCGGCTGGTACCGCGGACGGCAGGTCGTGGAGGTCGAGTAACCGAGTGAGCGAGGGGCCGCCGGGCACCGATCCGGCCTCGGTCACGGTCGCCGTCGACGCGATGGGCGGCGACCGCGCGCCCGACGCCATCGTCGCGGGCGCGCTCCAGGCCGCGGCGACCCTCGACGTCGACATCCTCCTCGTCGGTTCCGAGGCCCGGCTGCGGCCGCTCGTCGGAGACGCCGCGCGCGTCGCGCTGCTCGACGCGTCCGAGGTCGTCGAGATGCACGAGCCCGCGACCGCGGTACGTACGAAGCGCGACGCGTCGGTCGTCCGTTGCGCGGAAGCGGTGCGCGACGGCCGCGCGGCCGCGATGGTCGGGGCGGGAAACACCGGCGCGACGATGGCCGCGGCGCTGCTGCGCTTCGGCCGGCTGCCGGGCGTGAGCCGTCCCGCGATCGCGATCCCGGTGCCGGTCGCCGGCACGCAGACGCGACAGCTTCTCGTCGACGGTGGCGCGACCGTCGACCCCGAGCCCGAATGGCTCGTGCAGTGGGCGCGTCTCGCGCGTGAGTACGCGCGCGTCCGTCTCGGCGTCGACGAACCGACGGTCGGGCTGCTGTCGAACGGCGAAGAGCCCGGCAAGGGCGACGCGCTGCGCAAGGACGCGTTCGCGCGGCTGTCTTCGGTGAAGGGCTTCATCGGCAACGTCGAAGGGCGCGATCTCTCGCGCGTCGCCGCCGACGTGATCGTCACCGACGGCTTCACCGGCAACGTCGCGCTGAAGACGCTCGAAGGCGCGATGCTCGGTCTCGCGGGCCTCGTGTTCTCGATCCTCGACGAGCCCGAGTTCGCCGCCGTGAGCGAGCCGATCAAGCTGCGCCTGCTCGCGGCGGCCGCCGACCTGATGCCCGACGAGACCGGCGGTGCGATGCTGCTCGGCGTCGACGGCGTGTGCGTGATCTCGCACGGTTCGTCGGGCGAGCGCGCGATCGTCAACGCCGTTTCGGTGGCCGCCGCGTGCGCGCGGGCCGACGTCGTGAGTCGGCTGCGCGGGGTGATGGCCGATGCCGGCTGAGACCCACAGCCACCGCAGTCCCGTGGCGCGCGACGAGGTGAGCCGGCTCGTGCGCGAGCGACTCGCCGAGATCCTCGAGGTCGACGACGACGCCGTGCGCGCCGATGCGCGCCTGCGCGACGACCTGCACGCCGACGACTTCGCGCTGATCGAGTGGGCCGAGGCGATCGAGGACGAGCTCGGCGAGCGCACCGTCGGCTTCAAGCTCGCCGACGACGACCTCGCGGAGCTCGACACCGTCGCCGACGCGATCGACTGTGTCGTCGCGCGGCTCGAGTCCGGTGGAAGCGCGGCGCCCGTCGCGGACACACCCCCGCCCGAGCCCGATCCCACGCTCGACGCGCTCGAGGCGCGCATCACCTATGCCTTCCGCGACCGCGCGCTGTTGCGGCGCGCACTGTCGCACCGGTCGTGGTGCGCGGAGAACGGCGGGCACGAGTCCAACGAGCGCTTCGAGTTCCTCGGCGACTCGGTGCTCGGTGTGGTCGTCACCGACGACGTCTTCCGCCGCTTCCCCCACCTTCCCGAAGGCCAGCTCTCGGAGGTGCGCGCGGGGGTCGTGAACGCGCGTGCGCTCGCCGAGATCGCGGCCGAGATCGGCCTCGGCGCGTGCCTGCTGCTCGGCAAGGGCGAGGACGCGGGTGGCGGTCGTGCGAAGCAGTCGATCCTCGCCGACGGGTTCGAGGCGTTGATCGCCGCGGTGTATCTCGACGGCGGGCTCGAGGCCGCGACCCGTCTCGTGCTCGATCACGTGGGCCACCGCATCGGTGTGTCCGCCGACGGTCCCGGTGGACGTGACTACAAGACCCGCCTCCAGGAGCTCGCCGCGGCGCGCAGCTTGGGGCGGCCGCGGTACGTCGTGCGCGACGAGGGGCCCGACCACGCGAAGAAGTTCTTCGCGGTCGTGCTGCTCGACGGCGAGGAGTCCGGCACGGGGACGGGCAATTCGAAGAAGGAAGCCGAGCAGGAGGCCGCGTGGTACGCCTGGTCGGGCCTGCAGGAGGGGGGCCAAGGTGCCGGAGCTACCTGAGATCGAGGTCTTGCGTCGAGATCTCGAGCGCGACCTCGTCGGTCGCAAGATCAAGAGCGTCGAGGTCGACGGGCTGAAGCCGATTCGCCGTCACCGCACGAAGAAGGCGTTCACCGGCCTGCTCGACGGCCACAAGATCACGGGCGTCGAGCGGCGCGGCCGTTACCTGCTCATCCGCCTCGACGGTCCCGACGTGCTGCTCGTCGATCTCGGCCCGACGGGCTCGCTCGTACGCGCGAAGACCGCGCGCACCGCGGTGACGAAGGGCACGCACGTCGTCATCACGTTCACCCAGGGCGGGCAGTTGCGCTACTCCGACCCGAAGGTGACGGGCGAGATGTTCGTCACGCCCCTCGAGGGCATCGCCGACGAGGTGAGCGAGATCGCCGCG encodes the following:
- a CDS encoding DUF177 domain-containing protein; this encodes MVTDLLRRPGAKRAVHLEGAVPDLGAGTVVVGPDDLVRIDAVLERIPEGIVVRGEVDVAWTAECNRCLGPMRGELAIGIDELFETDPIDGETYRLDGDSIDLEQIVRDHVVLELPTAPRCRDDCRGLCPTCGADRNDVDCGCVEEVGDPRWAALGSLEL
- the rpmF gene encoding 50S ribosomal protein L32, giving the protein MAVPKRKTSRSRTRSRRSANYAITPAAHSLCPNCGASRLPHTVCVNCGWYRGRQVVEVE
- the coaD gene encoding pantetheine-phosphate adenylyltransferase, encoding MSTALCPGSFDPVTLGHIDIIERSAGHFEQVIVAVIRNPQKTQSLFTLQERQEMLAECTAHLPNISIAFFKGLLVDFAREHGADAIVKGLRAVTDFDYEIQMAQMNQRLSGIDTFFLSTSPNYSFLSSSLVREVARYGGDVTSMVPPVVAKRLADRFHGEAS
- the plsX gene encoding phosphate acyltransferase PlsX, translated to MSEGPPGTDPASVTVAVDAMGGDRAPDAIVAGALQAAATLDVDILLVGSEARLRPLVGDAARVALLDASEVVEMHEPATAVRTKRDASVVRCAEAVRDGRAAAMVGAGNTGATMAAALLRFGRLPGVSRPAIAIPVPVAGTQTRQLLVDGGATVDPEPEWLVQWARLAREYARVRLGVDEPTVGLLSNGEEPGKGDALRKDAFARLSSVKGFIGNVEGRDLSRVAADVIVTDGFTGNVALKTLEGAMLGLAGLVFSILDEPEFAAVSEPIKLRLLAAAADLMPDETGGAMLLGVDGVCVISHGSSGERAIVNAVSVAAACARADVVSRLRGVMADAG
- the rsmD gene encoding 16S rRNA (guanine(966)-N(2))-methyltransferase RsmD, which codes for MAQHLRVIAGSAGGRRLFAPRGETIRPTTGRVKEAVFSALTARDRLLGAHVLDLYAGTGALAIEALSRNASRAVLVEREPTAIDALRRNLSVTGTAPVASIVTTDVAAFLGAPPPADAPFDLVLCDPPYDLAADALDKVLAPLARRDWTNEDALIVLERAAGSDEPRVEGMRIDWERKFGDTLVFFLSA
- the recG gene encoding ATP-dependent DNA helicase RecG, which codes for MVEPAKSPLTLRELRALPVARLAGVGNALEERLAIMGIESVLDVLQHYPRRYIDRTHKSEIAALEVGEEATVFGEVLRAHGRRTRNGRALVEVVVSDGTSNLTCTFFNQAWRERQMSAGTEVALFGKVDVYRGKRQMTNPVVDVVGRSGETNKTGRVVSIYPASGKADIATWQMAKLAENALHRSENRGLADPVPRAARDDLDLVPRDDAYRNIHLPDNLGVVGAARRRLIFDEFLRMQVGLVARKRAVEAEQSGIEHVVDGPLVSAFHARLPFELTHDQRAAISEIERDLASAAPMHRLLQGDVGSGKTVIALSALLVAVQGGYQGAFMAPTEVLAEQHHLSATAMLADLTVPSEGGLFAERPVRVELLTNRTTAAERRKLVAGLERGEVDILVGTHALLYGDAPFSRLGVVVIDEQHRFGVEQRALLTGRSGGDGDDSGPQPDVLVMTATPIPRTAAMLIYGDLDKSELREMPPGRTPITTSVVGPNPLDREAAYVTLRSEIAAGRQAYVVCPLVEGSAKIEAKAATEELERLEHEDLAGLRLALLTGQMPARDKESVMHAFRSGDIDVLVATTVIEVGVDVPNASVMIVEDADRFGLSQLHQLRGRVGRGGGESWCFLFADPTTTDSEERMAAMAASTDGFLLAERDLEIRGSGEVFGDRQSGFSDLKLGRIPRDEELVLLARGFAERLLDEDPDLTRAAQLREEVEDLLGDSVDFLFKS
- a CDS encoding ATP synthase F0 subunit B encodes the protein MIDNDARTEDTEGSLLKMRELLESSGTVPFSSSPRVNRDDLLTLIDDALEGLPEELKQARWLLKERNEFLARAEREAQQIIESARVQAERMVERDEVVRAARRHADALIEDAEARSRALQHEAEDYVDQRLAAFEVVLDRTMATVRRGREQLQVHTGTPALEETEILADDEPGFFDQDV
- the rnc gene encoding ribonuclease III, which codes for MPAETHSHRSPVARDEVSRLVRERLAEILEVDDDAVRADARLRDDLHADDFALIEWAEAIEDELGERTVGFKLADDDLAELDTVADAIDCVVARLESGGSAAPVADTPPPEPDPTLDALEARITYAFRDRALLRRALSHRSWCAENGGHESNERFEFLGDSVLGVVVTDDVFRRFPHLPEGQLSEVRAGVVNARALAEIAAEIGLGACLLLGKGEDAGGGRAKQSILADGFEALIAAVYLDGGLEAATRLVLDHVGHRIGVSADGPGGRDYKTRLQELAAARSLGRPRYVVRDEGPDHAKKFFAVVLLDGEESGTGTGNSKKEAEQEAAWYAWSGLQEGGQGAGAT